From a single Rickettsia endosymbiont of Cantharis rufa genomic region:
- a CDS encoding RadC family protein has protein sequence MKIYKIALKQLSGKVLTDQLEQFRILFLNKKNILIADEILSQGTIDQVAVYPREIIKRALFNEASRLILVHNHPSGSPEPSKADIHMTNKIVGTCQTVNIIVH, from the coding sequence ATGAAGATATACAAAATTGCGCTTAAACAACTGTCCGGAAAAGTGTTGACAGATCAACTCGAACAGTTTCGTATATTATTTTTGAATAAGAAAAATATTTTAATTGCCGATGAAATTTTAAGCCAAGGGACTATAGACCAAGTTGCAGTATATCCACGCGAGATAATTAAACGAGCTTTATTTAATGAAGCGAGTAGACTTATACTTGTACATAATCATCCAAGCGGTAGCCCTGAACCTTCAAAAGCCGACATTCATATGACAAATAAAATAGTAGGGACATGTCAAACAGTAAATATTATAGTACATTGA
- a CDS encoding MraY family glycosyltransferase has translation MFSFIATTILTYILTKYLPAIGLVDVPSSRRSHDKITPRGGGLAIVVVVMIALSGFEYITSNNLANSIKILPLLLVIASISFLDDLKPVPVLIRLIVHLICAAFAIFLFSQLNSVHILIYSILVIALSGFINIYNFMDGIDGMSCVESIHLSSTMLILCFLQFPALDNPYFIASMNVIILGCSCGFLIFNWHPAKIFLGDVGSISLGFLTGLCLLLLALTSANLFIACAIASLYYITDAVLTILIRLLNKEKIWQPHLKHFFQKAVKKGKSHKQVVSIITVCNIFLMIISVTSLHFPVISIMLAIAVITLTVQSLLK, from the coding sequence ATGTTTTCTTTTATAGCAACTACTATACTAACATATATATTAACTAAATATCTTCCTGCAATTGGTTTAGTTGATGTACCGAGTAGTCGCCGCTCTCATGATAAGATAACACCGCGTGGCGGCGGTCTTGCTATTGTAGTTGTTGTAATGATTGCTCTAAGCGGGTTTGAATATATAACAAGCAATAACCTTGCTAATTCGATAAAAATATTACCCTTATTATTGGTAATTGCCTCGATTTCCTTTTTAGATGACTTAAAACCAGTACCGGTTCTAATCCGTTTAATAGTTCATTTAATTTGCGCAGCTTTTGCTATTTTTCTTTTTTCACAGCTAAATTCCGTTCATATCCTAATATATTCTATTCTTGTTATAGCTTTAAGTGGCTTTATTAATATATATAATTTTATGGACGGCATAGACGGCATGAGTTGCGTAGAATCTATTCATCTATCTAGCACTATGCTCATATTATGCTTTTTACAATTTCCGGCTCTTGATAACCCGTATTTTATAGCTAGTATGAATGTTATTATTCTTGGTTGTTCTTGTGGTTTTCTAATATTTAATTGGCATCCGGCGAAAATATTTTTAGGGGATGTGGGAAGTATTAGCCTTGGATTCTTAACGGGTCTTTGTTTACTCTTGCTTGCTCTTACAAGCGCTAATTTATTTATAGCTTGTGCTATTGCTAGCTTATATTACATTACTGACGCCGTACTAACCATATTAATTCGGCTACTCAATAAAGAAAAAATTTGGCAGCCCCATTTAAAGCATTTTTTCCAAAAAGCAGTAAAAAAAGGTAAGTCACATAAACAAGTAGTATCGATTATCACAGTTTGCAATATATTTTTAATGATTATATCGGTTACATCTTTACATTTTCCCGTAATATCCATAATGCTTGCAATAGCCGTGATAACTTTAACCGTGCAGAGTTTATTAAAATGA
- a CDS encoding DUF721 domain-containing protein — MKLVKEDVDKIVRRIFARQHPLLPEIMINWNKIVGFNFSTKALPLKITTYTHKKRKINTLFIQAEDSAIAAELPYYQDIILERIKIYLGFEAIHKMNVTFYKEKPKIGQLNHALFL; from the coding sequence ATGAAGCTAGTTAAAGAGGATGTTGATAAAATAGTTAGACGTATATTTGCGAGGCAACATCCATTACTGCCTGAAATCATGATTAACTGGAATAAAATAGTCGGGTTTAATTTCAGCACTAAAGCGTTACCCTTAAAAATTACTACCTATACTCATAAAAAACGAAAAATTAATACGCTATTTATACAAGCGGAAGATAGTGCTATTGCAGCAGAATTACCTTATTATCAAGATATTATTCTAGAACGTATTAAAATTTATTTAGGCTTTGAAGCAATACACAAAATGAACGTAACGTTTTACAAGGAAAAACCTAAGATAGGACAATTAAATCATGCTCTCTTCTTGTAA
- a CDS encoding type II toxin-antitoxin system HigA family antitoxin encodes MEINIIKTEKEYEKALKEIDNLLDAKENSSEAEKLEILSMLVEDYGNKHYKIEAPDPIEAINFRVERLSLSRKDLEKSIGSRSKVSEILNKRKPLTLSMIRKLHKNLNIPADILIQEVYKKRA; translated from the coding sequence ATGGAAATAAATATTATAAAAACAGAAAAAGAGTATGAAAAAGCATTAAAAGAAATAGATAATTTATTAGATGCAAAAGAAAATTCCTCAGAAGCTGAAAAATTAGAAATATTATCAATGTTAGTAGAAGATTACGGGAATAAGCATTATAAAATAGAAGCACCTGATCCAATTGAAGCGATTAATTTTAGAGTAGAGCGGCTTAGTCTTTCTAGAAAAGATTTAGAAAAAAGTATAGGTTCAAGAAGTAAAGTATCTGAAATTCTTAATAAAAGAAAACCACTTACTTTATCTATGATTAGAAAATTACATAAGAATTTAAATATTCCGGCAGATATTTTAATTCAAGAAGTTTACAAGAAGAGAGCATGA
- a CDS encoding outer membrane protein gives MKKLLLIAAASTALLTSAVSFAECDMNPAADSSTDSSMSSSSMEKWYLKLNAGGVIFNKAKSKGYDAKLKSNTGFTGNIGVGYYIMDNLRTDLTIGTVTNVHLKKSITEKNSSGDSFVESVKHKPTIVSALLNGYVDFVDLSMFKVFAGAGVGLAMVKEKVTGKNIVATASGETLAFNVPSLTTKNKTNFAYQLSLGTSFEVADGVKAELVYAWTDYGKTKNTTKTPDGLTYKFGGTRYKGNNLMAGLRFDM, from the coding sequence ATGAAAAAATTACTCTTAATAGCGGCTGCAAGCACAGCACTTTTAACTTCTGCCGTTTCATTTGCTGAATGTGATATGAATCCTGCTGCAGATTCATCTACCGATTCGTCAATGTCATCATCATCTATGGAAAAATGGTATTTAAAACTTAATGCCGGTGGTGTGATTTTTAATAAAGCAAAATCTAAAGGTTATGATGCTAAGTTAAAATCTAATACAGGTTTTACCGGTAATATCGGAGTAGGTTATTATATTATGGATAATTTAAGAACCGATTTAACAATTGGAACAGTAACAAATGTTCATTTGAAAAAATCAATAACTGAAAAAAATAGCTCAGGAGATAGTTTCGTTGAGTCCGTAAAACATAAACCTACTATTGTAAGTGCGCTACTTAATGGTTATGTAGATTTTGTTGATTTAAGTATGTTTAAAGTTTTTGCCGGTGCTGGTGTTGGGCTTGCAATGGTAAAAGAGAAAGTTACAGGAAAAAATATTGTTGCAACTGCTAGTGGCGAAACTTTAGCTTTCAATGTTCCCAGTCTAACTACTAAAAATAAAACAAATTTTGCTTATCAATTATCTTTAGGTACTTCATTTGAAGTTGCTGACGGTGTAAAAGCAGAGCTCGTTTATGCTTGGACAGATTACGGTAAAACAAAAAATACCACTAAAACCCCTGATGGGCTCACATATAAATTTGGTGGAACCCGTTATAAAGGTAATAACTTAATGGCAGGATTAAGATTTGATATGTAA
- a CDS encoding outer membrane protein, with protein MKKLLLIAAASATILSSTISFAEDMCNDWYLRIDAGAAMFNKEKDKATGVKLKSNTTIPIDLGIGYYISENFRADLTLGTIIGGKLKKSGTATNALFTGTNVSASHKPTITRLLINGYVDLTNFDMFDVFAGAGVGPALVKEKITYNGITGLSSNTKNRTNISYKLTLGTSAQVTNGVKAELAYSWIDDGRTKSKNVIYQGTSVPTGGMRYQSHNLTAGIRFDI; from the coding sequence ATGAAAAAGTTACTTTTAATAGCTGCTGCAAGTGCAACAATTTTATCTTCTACCATATCATTTGCTGAGGACATGTGTAATGACTGGTATTTAAGAATAGATGCTGGCGCTGCAATGTTTAATAAAGAAAAAGATAAGGCAACCGGTGTTAAATTAAAATCTAATACGACTATTCCAATTGATTTAGGTATTGGTTACTATATTTCCGAAAATTTTAGAGCTGATTTAACTTTAGGTACTATAATTGGCGGAAAGTTAAAGAAATCCGGAACTGCAACTAATGCACTTTTTACTGGTACTAATGTTTCTGCGAGTCATAAACCTACTATTACACGTTTACTTATTAACGGTTATGTAGATTTAACTAATTTTGATATGTTCGATGTTTTTGCCGGTGCCGGTGTTGGTCCTGCATTAGTTAAAGAGAAAATTACATATAACGGTATAACAGGTCTTTCATCTAATACTAAAAATAGAACCAATATTTCGTATAAACTAACTTTAGGTACTTCTGCACAAGTCACTAATGGTGTTAAAGCAGAACTAGCTTATAGCTGGATAGACGACGGTAGAACAAAAAGTAAGAATGTAATCTACCAAGGAACAAGTGTACCAACTGGTGGGATGCGTTATCAGAGTCACAACTTAACAGCTGGTATAAGATTTGATATATAA
- the fdxA gene encoding ferredoxin FdxA — MTYAVTDECVKCKYTDCVEVCPVDCFYEGEFMLVINPDECIDCGVCVSDCPINAIKPESREIIEWVERAKDFIENKGWKNITKKKPALPDADKFKDEKDKFNKYIGT; from the coding sequence ATGACTTATGCTGTAACCGATGAATGCGTAAAATGTAAATATACCGATTGTGTTGAAGTATGTCCCGTAGATTGCTTCTATGAAGGCGAATTTATGCTAGTTATCAATCCTGATGAATGTATAGATTGCGGTGTGTGTGTTTCTGATTGCCCTATAAACGCTATCAAACCTGAATCACGGGAGATAATAGAATGGGTAGAACGTGCAAAAGATTTTATAGAAAATAAAGGATGGAAAAATATTACCAAAAAAAAACCCGCTCTGCCTGATGCTGATAAATTTAAAGATGAGAAAGATAAGTTTAATAAATATATAGGAACCTAA
- a CDS encoding heme ABC transporter permease, whose amino-acid sequence MLKLLTPYYFNKLSKITIPILAISTLVMMIIALYLALIVSPIDYQQGEFVRIMYVHVPASWMALGIYVFMAVCSFSYLVWKTTISYLLAVTSSYIGATFTLISLVTGSLWGKPIWGTWWVWDARLTSMLILFLLYLSYIIIVNSADNIRKAQNPASIIALIGLINIPIVKFSVNIWYSLHQPASVLRLGSPAIHSSMLKPLITMFICFILYFLLILILRTSILIYKIKNQ is encoded by the coding sequence ATGCTAAAACTATTAACCCCCTATTATTTTAATAAATTATCAAAGATTACAATACCTATATTAGCTATATCTACTTTGGTAATGATGATTATAGCTCTTTATTTAGCCCTAATAGTTTCGCCTATAGATTATCAACAAGGTGAGTTTGTACGTATTATGTATGTACATGTACCTGCTTCTTGGATGGCCCTTGGTATTTATGTTTTCATGGCAGTATGCAGCTTTAGTTATTTAGTATGGAAAACTACTATTAGCTATTTGCTAGCCGTAACATCTAGTTACATTGGAGCTACTTTTACTTTGATTAGCTTAGTAACAGGCTCTTTATGGGGGAAACCTATATGGGGAACATGGTGGGTTTGGGATGCAAGACTTACCTCCATGCTCATATTATTTTTATTATATCTAAGCTATATTATCATAGTAAATAGTGCAGATAATATAAGAAAAGCACAAAACCCCGCTTCGATTATTGCTCTTATCGGATTGATTAACATACCGATAGTAAAATTCTCGGTAAATATTTGGTACAGTCTGCATCAGCCTGCTAGCGTTTTAAGGCTTGGTTCTCCTGCTATTCATTCCTCAATGTTAAAGCCTTTAATTACAATGTTTATTTGTTTTATATTATATTTTTTGTTAATATTAATTTTAAGAACTTCTATATTAATTTATAAAATTAAGAATCAATAA
- a CDS encoding nucleoside deaminase: protein MNILLDKETDFNNFFMQQALKQACIAFDKNEVPVGAVIVDRLNQKIIASSHNNTEEKNNALCHAEIIAINEACNLISSKNLNDYDIYVTLEPCAMCAAAIAHSRLKRLFYGASDSKHGAVESNLRYFNSSACFHRPEIYSGIFVEDSGLLMKEFFKRIRQSC, encoded by the coding sequence GTGAATATATTGTTAGATAAAGAAACGGATTTTAACAACTTTTTTATGCAGCAAGCTTTAAAACAAGCATGTATTGCTTTTGATAAGAATGAAGTACCGGTCGGAGCGGTGATTGTAGATAGATTAAATCAGAAAATTATTGCTAGTAGTCATAATAATACCGAAGAAAAGAACAATGCTCTGTGTCATGCCGAAATTATTGCTATTAATGAAGCATGTAATCTTATATCTTCTAAAAATTTAAATGATTATGATATTTACGTTACTTTAGAACCTTGTGCTATGTGTGCGGCAGCTATAGCTCATAGCAGGTTAAAACGCTTGTTTTACGGCGCTTCTGACTCTAAACACGGGGCAGTTGAAAGTAATTTACGATATTTTAACAGTAGTGCCTGTTTCCATAGACCGGAAATATATAGCGGAATTTTTGTTGAAGATTCGGGGCTATTAATGAAAGAGTTTTTTAAAAGGATACGACAATCATGTTAG
- a CDS encoding cation diffusion facilitator family transporter → MDTNSRNRLIKSASYLSVTAALIILSIKLYAWVVTDSQSILASLIDSMLDITSSLINLIALRFALQPPDHQHRFGHEKIQDLTIFSQSIFFFASAFFVGFSSIKSLFEKIKPENISDGTTVMYVCILLTIILVLYQTYVIKKTGSEIVKADKLHYLTDLLTNVIVIISINLSNHFWFVDPLFGVVISLYIFRTSYSLFKKAFKNLVDHELPEQDRQKIISIVNNHLGVKGMHEMKTRYAAQKAFIQCHLEMDGNMSLYNAHKISDEIAFEILQEFPEAEIIIHQDPFGIEEHVNYREYIVR, encoded by the coding sequence ATGGATACTAATAGCCGTAATCGGTTAATAAAATCGGCATCTTATTTATCGGTTACTGCAGCATTAATTATTTTAAGTATAAAATTATATGCTTGGGTTGTTACCGATTCGCAATCAATACTCGCTTCCTTAATTGATTCGATGCTTGATATAACATCTTCCCTTATTAATCTAATAGCTTTAAGGTTTGCCCTGCAACCACCGGATCATCAACATAGATTCGGGCATGAGAAGATTCAGGATTTAACAATTTTTTCTCAGTCTATATTCTTTTTTGCCTCAGCTTTTTTTGTAGGTTTTTCTTCAATTAAGTCTTTATTTGAAAAAATAAAACCGGAGAATATTAGTGACGGCACTACTGTAATGTATGTATGTATACTCTTAACAATTATTTTAGTACTTTATCAAACTTATGTAATAAAAAAAACAGGATCGGAGATAGTGAAAGCTGACAAGCTCCATTATCTTACGGACTTACTTACGAATGTTATAGTAATTATCTCTATAAATCTAAGTAATCATTTTTGGTTTGTTGATCCATTATTTGGGGTAGTTATTTCGTTATATATATTCCGTACCTCTTACTCTTTATTTAAAAAGGCATTTAAAAATTTAGTTGATCATGAATTACCTGAACAAGATAGACAAAAAATTATCTCAATAGTTAATAACCATTTGGGTGTAAAAGGCATGCACGAAATGAAAACTAGATATGCAGCTCAAAAAGCTTTTATCCAGTGCCATTTGGAAATGGACGGCAATATGTCGCTTTATAATGCTCATAAAATTAGCGATGAGATTGCTTTTGAAATATTGCAGGAATTTCCGGAGGCTGAAATAATTATTCACCAAGATCCTTTTGGAATCGAAGAACACGTAAATTACCGTGAATATATTGTTAGATAA
- a CDS encoding RT0821/Lpp0805 family surface protein yields MKLMSKIMIIALAASMLQACAGPGGMNKQGTGTLLGGAGGALLGSQFGKGKGQLVGVGVGALLGAVLGGQIGAGMDEQDRRLAELTSQRALEAAPSGSNVEWRNPDNGNHGYVTPNKTYRNSIGQYCREYTQTVVIGGKQQKAYGNACRQPDGQWQVVN; encoded by the coding sequence ATGAAATTAATGTCTAAAATTATGATTATAGCTCTTGCAGCTTCTATGTTGCAAGCATGCGCCGGTCCGGGTGGTATGAATAAACAAGGTACAGGTACGCTCCTTGGCGGTGCCGGCGGTGCATTACTTGGTTCTCAATTCGGCAAAGGTAAAGGGCAACTTGTCGGAGTAGGTGTAGGTGCATTACTTGGAGCAGTTCTGGGTGGACAAATCGGTGCAGGTATGGATGAGCAGGATAGAAGACTTGCTGAACTCACCTCACAAAGAGCTTTAGAAGCAGCTCCTAGTGGTAGTAACGTAGAATGGCGTAATCCCGATAACGGCAATCATGGCTACGTAACACCTAATAAAACTTATAGAAATAGCATAGGGCAATATTGCCGTGAGTACACTCAAACAGTTGTAATAGGCGGAAAACAACAAAAAGCATACGGTAATGCATGCCGCCAGCCTGACGGACAATGGCAAGTTGTAAATTGA
- a CDS encoding YbhB/YbcL family Raf kinase inhibitor-like protein: protein MTFLITSTAFKHNERIPDKFTCKGQNVSPHLEWSNAPSDTKSFVLIMDDPDAPVEIAPPHGIWDHWIIYNISASITKLSEGRIDNSIKILNNSWKDKKYGGPCPPAGKPHRYFFKLYALNDSLELDENASKQDLVLALQKYLLAETELIGIYSA from the coding sequence ATGACCTTCCTAATAACAAGTACGGCGTTTAAACATAATGAGCGTATTCCTGATAAATTTACTTGTAAAGGACAGAATGTTTCTCCGCATTTAGAGTGGAGCAATGCTCCTTCAGATACTAAATCTTTTGTACTTATCATGGATGACCCTGATGCACCGGTAGAAATAGCACCTCCGCACGGTATATGGGATCATTGGATAATCTATAATATTTCGGCTTCTATTACTAAGCTTTCAGAAGGACGAATAGATAACAGTATTAAGATTTTAAATAATAGCTGGAAAGACAAAAAATACGGTGGCCCTTGTCCACCTGCCGGCAAACCTCATCGTTATTTTTTCAAACTATACGCTCTAAATGATTCTCTTGAACTGGATGAGAATGCTAGCAAGCAAGATTTAGTATTAGCTTTGCAAAAATATTTATTAGCTGAAACTGAATTAATCGGCATTTATTCTGCATAA
- a CDS encoding metal ABC transporter ATP-binding protein, whose protein sequence is MQKPIIDFRNVSKKFGNKLPINNVSFTVKKNNITTLIGPNGAGKTTIVRLMLGLEKPTSGEIIIDPKLKIGYVPQKFGLSPDLPITVKKFLDLLAPSNFNNNIKEINSFIDLEHIKDQEISKLSGGQFQKVVLACSIVNNPDLIVLDEPLQSLDVTSQQEFYQLINLIRKKLNITVFMISHDLFTVIKNSDQVICLNGHICCSGIPNEITPNSEFSNALSSLGFYTHHHDHKH, encoded by the coding sequence ATGCAAAAACCTATAATTGACTTTCGTAACGTATCTAAAAAATTCGGTAATAAACTGCCAATAAATAACGTTAGTTTTACTGTCAAAAAAAATAATATAACTACTTTAATCGGACCTAACGGTGCAGGTAAAACCACCATAGTGCGATTAATGCTTGGGCTTGAAAAACCGACAAGCGGCGAAATTATAATTGATCCTAAACTAAAAATCGGATACGTACCGCAAAAGTTCGGGCTAAGCCCTGATTTACCTATTACGGTGAAAAAATTTTTAGATCTATTAGCACCTAGTAACTTCAATAACAATATCAAAGAGATTAACTCGTTTATTGATTTGGAACATATAAAAGATCAAGAAATTTCTAAGCTCTCAGGAGGGCAGTTTCAAAAGGTGGTTCTTGCATGTTCAATAGTTAATAATCCTGACTTAATTGTTTTAGATGAACCGCTGCAGTCTTTAGACGTAACGAGCCAACAAGAATTTTATCAGCTTATTAATTTGATTCGTAAAAAGCTAAATATTACGGTTTTTATGATCTCGCATGATTTATTTACCGTAATAAAAAACTCCGATCAGGTGATATGCTTAAACGGCCACATATGTTGCAGCGGAATACCAAATGAAATAACTCCTAACTCTGAATTTTCAAATGCACTTTCTTCTCTAGGCTTCTATACCCATCACCACGACCATAAGCATTAA
- a CDS encoding IS1 family transposase, which produces MNHSINTIEVIIAPEIDEQWPYVQNKSKQRWLWYSLDKILLKVVAYTFGTRCDSTSESLLKKTGGF; this is translated from the coding sequence ATAAATCATTCTATCAATACGATAGAAGTAATTATTGCTCCTGAAATAGATGAACAATGGCCTTATGTACAGAATAAATCCAAACAAAGATGGCTTTGGTATTCTTTGGATAAGATTTTGTTAAAAGTAGTTGCTTATACTTTTGGTACAAGATGTGATAGCACATCAGAATCATTACTGAAAAAAACCGGAGGATTTTAA